The genome window CATGTCGGCGACGGCCTTATGAATGGCGTTTTCGAGTTCGGCTTCGTTGGCGAAGGTCTGATGGGCGAGATGATGGGATTTCAGATCGCGCCATGATCGCTCGATTTCATTGAGTTCCGGTGCATATTTCGGCAGCCATTCCACTGTGAGCCAATGCGTTCGCGCTTCGAGTGCTTTTTTCGTCGCCTTGCTGACATGGATCGGGCCATTGTCCAGCACCATCACGACGGGCTTCCGCATTGCGGCCGGCGAGGGGCCGTAAACACGGTCGATCTCCTCGAGCAGCAGGATGAAGTCGTTGCTGCGCTTGGTCTTGCGGGTGACAACCAGAAGCTCCCCTGATACGGCGTCGCGCGCGCCGAGCATCGCGATCTTTTTCGATTGTCCCGGCGCCGGCACGCGCAAATCGGCGCCGCGCTTCGCCCAGGCGCGGGCAAGATAAGGATGGGTGAGCGCTTCGCTTTCATCGGCGTGCAGCAGCACAATGTCGCCGGCCTTCGCTTGCGCTTTGCGCAAGGCGAGCCGAAGCCCGACGCGCGCAATGGCGTCGGCGTCCTGACGGCCTTTCAACGTGTGACGCGGACGGCGGTAGCTCAGACCCCTTTTTTTCGCAGCACGACCGAAAGCCGCGACTTGGAAATGGTGACGCCCGTGCGTCGTTCGATCTCGGACGAGAGCCGTGGCAGCGTCCAGTTCGGACGATCCGCGACAGGAGCAGAAAGAATTTCGTCCGCGACGGATAGCGCCGCCATCGCCTTGATCGGCGGGCGTCCGGCCGCCCTGCGCGACGCCAGCCCGTCGACGCCCTCGCGCATAAAAGTCGAGCGCCAGTCGCGTACGATTCTTCGCGAACGCCAAAAGCCGCGCCGATGCGCGCGCTCGTCCAGCCGTCCAGGGTCAGCAAAATCGCCCGAGCCCGGTCCGCCTCGCCGCGGTCGTGCGACGACGCCAGTTGCGCAAGCCGCGCTCTTTGCTCCTGCGTCGCTGCGACAGGAGATCGTCCAACCATGACGCCCCTCCGCCGCCACGAATCAGCACAAATTACATCCGTTGGCAGAGTTCGGGAATCCTGCTTAGATCAAGCAGCTTTTTGCCCTCATCTTTTTCAAACCGGCGCGATGCTTGGGCTCATATTTCCGGTGTGTCGGGTCTGAATTTTGGCCGGACATCGCCGGGCATAGCGGATGAAGGATCGAGTTGCTGTGGCGCCGGCGTTTGGGCAGGGGTCACAACAGGCTGAACGACGGGCGGCTCGACTTTCTCCGGCTCTGGAGAAGATTCCTTCCTTACGCTTTTCTCGAACAGCTTTTTGTCGTGCTCGCGGGCAAGACCTGCGATCAACTTGGTCACGAGTTCGGAAACATCATTGTCGGTCTTCGCCAGTTCGAGCAGCGCTCCGCCGAGGACGATTTTGCGGCGGGTGTCCTTCTTGCGCTTGGCGGCGGCTTCGTGGGCCTTGACGGCGTCGAGAGCGGCTTTTGCTTGCTCGAATTTCCGTTGGGCCTTTTCGAGAGCAGTTTCTGTCATTTGGCGACTATCCTTTGACAACTTTGATTGAGGTGAGCGCGAAGACTCTCCCGAATTTGAAAGAATATAGACGGGCTGACAGCCGGATCTTTTAGCGCATCAGCTTGACCGGAAGCAAGGGAGGAGCTAAACTCGAACGGAGTGAAGGGCGCACTTATGCAAAGTCTTCGACTTTGCGGATCGCTTTGCGATCAAGTGCGGCAGGGGCGGGCCCCTGCACCCCAAGCGGGCGACGCCCGCTGTGGGGGATCCTTCCCCCAAACCCCCGGCCAGCGTCATGCCGCTGGACCACGTTCCTTCTTCGCCACGTTTCTTTCGCCTCCTCGTCAGCGTTCGCCCGATGGCCATCTATCATTTGAGCGTGAAAACGGTTTCACGATCGGCAGGCCGCAGCGCCACGGCGGCCGCGGCCTATCGCGCCGCCGAAGAGATCGTATGCGAGCGCGAGGGGCGCGTGCACGATTACACGCGCAAGCAAGGCGTCGCGCATACGGAGATCATCGTCCCTCACGACGCCACGTGGGCCGTGTCGCGCGAGGCGCTGTGGAACAAGGCGGAGCTTGCTGAGAACCGGAAGAACTCCACGGTCGCGCGCGAATATGAAATCGCGCTGCCGGCGGAGCTGTCGGGCCCGGCGCGCATCGAGCTGGCGCGGGATTTCGCGCGGGCGATTTCGGAGCGCTATGGGGTCGCGGCTGACATTGCGGTCCATGCGCCAAATCGCCATCGCGACGATCGCAACTGGCATGCTCACATTTTGACGACGACGCGCCGGGTTACGGCCGATGGGCTCGGCGCGAAGACGCGTATTCTCGACGACCAGAAGACCGGTCCCGCGCAAGTTTCTCAGCTGCGTTCTCTCTGGGCCGAGATGACGAATCAGGCGCTGGAGCGCAATGGTCACGAGCAGCGCGTCACCGAGAAATCCTACGCATCGATTTTGGAGGAGAAGCACGAGGCCCTGGCGCAGACTGCCGAGGGCTCTGCCGAGCGGGTCGCGGCGCAAAAGGAGGTTCTCAGAGTCCACACGCTTGCGGAGAACCTCGCACCGCATCTGGGTCCCGCGGTCGCGGCAATGGAAGCGCGGGAGCGTCGGCGGGCCGAGCATGAGGGCAGGGACTATGAGCCGACGACGCAGATCGGCGCGGAAATGCACCGCGCGAGCCGCGTGCGGGAGACTTTGCGCGGCTACTTGCAGGCGTTCGGCGCCTATGCGCGGGAGAGCTACGCCCTTGCTCATGAGCGGTTCCAATTGGCGCTCTCGCTTTTTGGGGGCGAGCGTTGGAGCGCGACGGGCGAGCCGGAGAGGGGTGCGTCGACAGCGCTCGGGGTTTTGTCGGGCCGCGCGGCAGAGGCGGCGATCGGGACGCGCGGCAGAGAGACCGCCACGCCGGCGGCGGCGCGCGACCTTCCGCCGGAAGAAATCGAGCGGGGGAGCTTTCTGGAGCGCCGGGAACAGGGCGCGCAGCTGGAGGGCGGGCGAGAGTTTGTGGCGCGGGCGCAGGTTCCTGACGCCGGCGCGGCGCCGACGCGAGAGGACCCGCTCTTGAAGCTGGCGCGATCCATTCTGGCGGAGGGCGATCAGAGACCGGCGGCGCGGCGCCAGGAGAGCGCTGCCGCCTCGCCCCCCACGTCCGGCTCCCCCGGCGTCGACGTGAGCGCTCGCGAGGCCGTCGCGGCGGCGAAAGAGGCCTATGAGACCGCCCGCGCGGTCGACGCGGCGCGCGCAGCCTATGAAAGCGCGCGGCAGGCACAGCTCGAGGCGGAGCGGTTGCGCGCGCTCGAGGAAGAGCGGCAAAGAGCGGAGGCGCAAACTCAGAAGGAAGCCGAGCGGCAGCGCGGGCAAAGTCAAGGGCGCTCCCACGACATGTAAGCCGGCGCCGGCCTGGCGCTGTAATTTTTCAACCGACGATTTGAGGAGAAATTTGAGCCATGACGGACGCCCAAGAGCAGCTGGCGCGGATCGGGGCGGCGATCGCTCATGCCGAAGCGCTCCAGAAACAAGCGGAGGCGGCGCACGCCAGGATCGAGGCCGAGGGGCGGGCGCTGCAAAAGACCGCGGCGCAATTGCTCATGGGCGTTGAAGAGCGGGCGCAGGCTTTGGGCGCGCACGAACAGCGGCTGGCACAGCAGGTTTCGGCGTTGGCGCGGCAGATCGAGAGGCTCGGCCCTTCCGCCTTCGCGGGCGGCCAGGCGGCCGTGAAGGAGGAGGTTCGCGCGGCCCTGAGCGATGCGGCGTCCGTCGCCGGCGCCGCCGCGCGGGAGGCGACCGCGCCGGTGCAGGGCGCACTTTCGGCTGGCGTCGCGGCGATCGGGGCCGCGCAGGAGTCCCTTGCGCAAGCGCAGCGGCGGTTCTCTTGGCGGGCGCTGGCTATTCTCGGGGCGTCGGCGTTTGGAGCGCTCGCGCTCGCCGCGATCGGCGGCTTCGTCATGATCGGCTGGCAGCGCGTCGAGATCGCCAGCGCGCGCGAGGAGCTGACCCGCCTTCAGGACCGCGTGCAGGAAGTCGCGGCGACCGTCGCCGAAATGGAGAAGAAGGGCCGCGAGCTTGACGCCAAGGGCGTCCGCTTTGAGACGACGCGGTGTCAGGAGGAGAAAGGCGGGAGAACCCGGCTTTGCGTCGAGATCGACCCCAAGGCGCCGAATTACTCATCCGACGAGGGACGCCGGCAGTATCGCGTGCCGAAAGGGTTTTGAGATGCGCATGTGCTCAAAGGGGTCAGTCCCAAATCGTAATCTATGCGGAGAACGATCTTATGCGATCTCGCACGCGAGTTGCAGGCCAAAATCATGCGAGCGCAAAATCAGCTTCTGACCTTTTGCGACTATCCCGGCGAGGTCGAGGCCACCAACAACGGTTCCGAGCGAAAGCTGCGGCCCTGCGTGATCCAGCGAAAAGTCACCAACGGCTACCGCGCCATGTGAGCTGCAAAGGCTGAGGCTGACGTGCGCACAACCGTAGCCCCCACGCGCGCCATAAGCGGCGATGCGCTGGTTGGTCGGCGGTAAGGCGGTTCATGGGTGCGCGGCGTCGGCCTCCGTCCACTCGGCCGGCTGTGCTAGGGGCTCGCCAGAACCCGTCGGGCGGGGCAGATTTGGCTCAAAATCAAAGGCCACCCGACGAATGTGAAATTAACAATGAAAGCCCATGCTACCGGTGATGACCACGGCCTATACCCCTGCGTCTAGGGGCTTGGCTTAGCGTCTTTCGTCATAGACAAAGACACCGCCTGCCTCAGGTCCGAAGCTAACTGCTCAGAGGCCCAGCCATCGTCTAATGTAATGTCATGTTTTTTGCCGTCGTAAAAAAAGATGATATCCATTCGATGCCCAGTTTCGTCGTCGCTTGAGCGGACCTCTAGAAATTTAATATTGTTAAGGTGAAAACACGATCCTTTTTCGTAATTATTTTTTGTCGTAGAGAATTCAATTTGCGAATAATCAACTTTGTCGATTACGTGAATAATGTGTAATTGACGAGGACTACCAAATACGACCTGTGCCTCAAAGGCGGCGTTTATGACGTTGAACGCTATATCTAACGGAAGTCCGATGAAGAGGCCGGCGAGTCCATGGCCTCTTGAAAGCGCCTGGTTCAATATAAATGATTTATTATATATGGAAAGATAGAGTTTTGCGTCATCTTCCACTTGAATGGTGCCGGACAGCGACCTTTCAGTGAGGATTTGCCTGGCTTCGGCAAGAGTTAGTTTTCTTGTAAGGCAGCGATATATATATGCCATACAGCGATTCCTTTATTACTTTTAGCGTTCTAAATTTTGTTACCGTTATCCATCTTTGCACCACCGCAATTTTGATGCCCGTTTAACTGTCGACGCTGGAACTCAGATCGTGTCCTCAGGCGTGGTGTAGCTGGATCGAGGCGGACACCGGGAATTCCAGCTATGGCCAGAATGGTCAGGCGGTCAGGCTGACGGTCGAATCATCGCTCAAAAGCGCGATGGTTTCCAGATGAGTCCGTTGGTCTCAAATCGGATGCGCCGAAGAGTCTCAGCAAAGATGGACAATGCCAACGGAAAACATGCTGAGTCTGATCGCGACAGGGAGGCGCTAACCCCGGACGTTGTGGTGAAGGTCCTTTCAGATGTGCTGATTTATGATCGGAAGTGCAAGTGCAGCAGCCTGATAATCAGAGCTTGCGCCCCCACGCGGTGATCAAAGGCGCCGTCATAAGATCGAGCTGGCCTGTGGCTATATTTGCGATGTTTTGCTCGATCTCTTCGTGTGTGACCAGGCCCGCAGCAGAGAGCTGCGGGCGCAACATCTCGATGGTCGCCCGTTCAAGAACAGCGCTTGCAGGGTGCGCGACGGGGAAGAAGGCTTCCGCCTTCACTTCGGCTAGCCCAGCGTCGCGCAGCAGCCGGGGGAGCTTGCGACCATAAGCGAGATCGACACCGCGCCCTTTCATCAGCGTCCGAAAGCCGTCGCGCACCTTGTTTGCCAGCGCCTGCTCGGGGCCACGCTCATCAGGGCAGGCGAGCGGCTGAAGCGCCGGGTCGGCGTCCTCGATCATAAGCCAGCCGCCGAGCTTGAGCGCATCAACCATATTGCGGAGCGCCCGTGCGCGGTCGGGCACATGAACCAGCACAAGCCGGGCATGCACGAGGTCGAGGTCCGACCACAAGGGCGGTTCTGCCGCGACATCATGCTGATGCACCTCGACGCCTGCGGCGGTTGCGCCTTCGGCCCAAGAGGTGTCGATATCGGATGCGAGAATCCGACCAGCCGGGCCTACAAGGGCTGCCAACCTATTCGGTACGGTCGCGCTGCCCGCTCCAACCTCCCAGCAGCGCCAACCGGGAGCAACGCCAAGTGCCTCGATCCGGGAGAACGTCCACGAGTCGAACAAAGTCGAGAGCGCTTCGAAGCGAACGCCCGCTTCGCGCCGCGCATTATCTAAAAGATAACCTTCAGCCATACGCCGTCACCCTGCGCCTTCCTCGTTGTATCGTGGCGTGTTTGGGGTGCGATGGCGAGAATCACAACCAGCGCCGCAGCATAAGGACAATCAGCGCGGGCCGTGGCTCGCGCTACGCCCGCACCACCCCGCGCAGATTCTCCTTGCAGCTTGCACCCCCACGCTCTCGGCGAGGGCCAAGGGTGCATCGGAGATGCACCCCAAAACTAACAACGAGAAAAACGGGAAATGCCGACAGGTTCTTCAAATTCTCGGTTGTGCATATCTTTCGTCCCTCGTACTAGGCGACGGGACGACCGCCTAAACCGGCCCTAGGGAGAGCTCAAATGGCAACAGAGCCGCTCAAAAGTATTCTTGCAGATATTAATTCGCAAAAAATAGTTCTCCCACAATTCCAGCGCGATTTTGTCTGGCCGCCATCATCTGTAGTTAAATTATTGACGTCGCTATTCAATGGATATCCGATTGGTTCGCTGCTTTTGATGGAAAATAATGAGAGTTACGACTACCGCGCAATAGATGGAGTTACGGGCGCGCGGCGGCAATCCGAGGGCGAGACGATATTGGTGCTAGACGGCCAACAGCGACTTACGGCATGCTGGAGGGCTTTCTTCGGCACGCTTGAGTCAGATAGAAAGTATGCTGGGAAATATTACTTTAATTATAAGGAATTTGTTGATGTAATAACAGAGCATGGAGAGCTTGACTCTTCAACTTTAGAGGACATGTTTGTTTTCCATAAGCCGCCGAAGGTGCGTAATTCCTTAAAAAATACGGCAGATGAAATGTCGGCGGGCTTGTTCCCGCTAGATATTCTTTTTGGACAACCAAGAGGGAGTAACTATGCCGATTGGCTGCAAAAATACAATTTCTTCATGTCCGAGGGAGACAAAGCTAAGTTTGAGCTTCTATCAAAAATATCATCACAATTCCAAACTGATTTTATTGAAAAAGTTACAGGATATCAAGTTAACTACGAAAAAATTACGCGAGATACAAGTGCTGATGTTATATGTACTGTATTTGAAACAATCAATACGACAGGCGTCAAGCTAACTGTATTCGACTTGCTGGTTGCTAAGTGCTTTAAGCAAGATATTCGTCTTCGAGATAAGTTAGATGATGCCGTGACATCATATAATAATATAGCCTTTTTTGACGCCAATGGCACAGCAATAGCTGCAATCCAATTGCCGCGCATTATTGGTCTCTTGCATAACGGGCAATGCAAAAAAGGCGACCTTCTAAAATTACCGGTAAATGCCATCAGCCAAAATTGGGAGACGGCAGTTGCCGCGCTCGACAAAATGTTGGGTATGATGCGTAGCGATTTTGGCTGTGCGAAGTTAGAGTTCATTCCTTCTATGGATATAATTAGTCCGCTTTCTGTTATATTATCTGATATAAGATTTAATAGGCAGCAGCATTTTGTTGCATTCAAGCGGCTTTATTGGAATCTTGTATTTTCATTATATTTATCAGGAGCTCCAGAGAGCAAAAGTTCAAAAATTGTCCGTGAATGGCGTGAGATGATTCATGAGACTAGCGGTGTACTGAACGCCGAAGCGATTCGCATGTTTAGTCTTGGGCAGGATGACATGCGGGATGCTACTAAAGCTTCAGGAATATATAAAGGAGTGATATCGCTTTTAATTTCTGAAGGGGCGCGTGATTTTGGGAAAGGTCGTCGCCCACTAAATAATACTGCCGCAGAAATCGAGGATCATCATATTTTTCCTCAACAGTTTCTGCGTAATAGTGACATAAAAGGCTATATGGCTAATGGTATTCTTAATAGAACCCCTGTCTATGGAGACACAAACCGAGAAATTGGCTCTATCAGCCCAGAAATATACTTCAACGACAAAAACATTGTAGGCGACGGTGGCATAGATGCCCAGACCTTGGAGCGTCATGCCATTTCGTTAGATTTGGTAACGCGGCCTTTCAGCCGCGAGGTGTTCGACGCATTTTGCAATAACCGTCAACGGCAATTGGTGTTGCTAATCGAACATGTAACGGGACAGAAGATTATTTCTTCATAGAGTGATGGCGGCGTGCGCGCAGTGGCCTCACTCATTCTCTCCTAAGCTGTTGCCGTGTTTTGTGCAAAAGTTAATACTTTCGCAACACGCGCCGACCCCTTGAAAATCAGGCCTTTCCGGCGTGCAAAAGTTTGTTGCAAAAGTTTCCGCGTTTCGGCACCCTTCCGGCATGATTTTTGGCTACGCCCGCGTTTCCACTGACGGCCAGAGCGTTGATGCTCAGGTCAAGGCGTTGCGCGCCGCCGGGGCCGAGAAAATTTTCCGCGAGACGGCAAGCGGCGCGAAGACCGACCGGGCGCAGTTGCGTCGCGTGATCGCCGCCCTTGGCGAAGGCGACACGCTGTTAGTTACACGGCTCGACCGGCTGGCGCGCTCAACCCGTGACCTCTTGAATACGCTCGACGCCGTTGCGAAAGCCGGGGCCGGATTCCGCTCCCTGCATGACGCATGGGCCGACACCACGACGCCGCACGGGCGGCTTATGCTCACCGTCTTGGGAGGCTTGGCCGAATTCGAGCGCGATCTGATACACGCCCGCACGGGCGAGGGACGCGAGCGCGCCAAGGCGCGGGGCGTCCACATGGGCCGCCCCCCTGCTCTCACCCGCCATCAGCAGGAAGAGGCGCGGCGCGCGCTTGCGGACGGCAGCGCGACGCAGGCCGACCTGGCGC of Methylocystis iwaonis contains these proteins:
- a CDS encoding recombinase family protein, producing the protein MIFGYARVSTDGQSVDAQVKALRAAGAEKIFRETASGAKTDRAQLRRVIAALGEGDTLLVTRLDRLARSTRDLLNTLDAVAKAGAGFRSLHDAWADTTTPHGRLMLTVLGGLAEFERDLIHARTGEGRERAKARGVHMGRPPALTRHQQEEARRALADGSATQADLARRFNVNRSTISRLAT
- the mobQ gene encoding MobQ family relaxase — translated: MAIYHLSVKTVSRSAGRSATAAAAYRAAEEIVCEREGRVHDYTRKQGVAHTEIIVPHDATWAVSREALWNKAELAENRKNSTVAREYEIALPAELSGPARIELARDFARAISERYGVAADIAVHAPNRHRDDRNWHAHILTTTRRVTADGLGAKTRILDDQKTGPAQVSQLRSLWAEMTNQALERNGHEQRVTEKSYASILEEKHEALAQTAEGSAERVAAQKEVLRVHTLAENLAPHLGPAVAAMEARERRRAEHEGRDYEPTTQIGAEMHRASRVRETLRGYLQAFGAYARESYALAHERFQLALSLFGGERWSATGEPERGASTALGVLSGRAAEAAIGTRGRETATPAAARDLPPEEIERGSFLERREQGAQLEGGREFVARAQVPDAGAAPTREDPLLKLARSILAEGDQRPAARRQESAAASPPTSGSPGVDVSAREAVAAAKEAYETARAVDAARAAYESARQAQLEAERLRALEEERQRAEAQTQKEAERQRGQSQGRSHDM
- a CDS encoding helix-turn-helix domain-containing protein is translated as MAAEGRHGWTISCRSDAGAKSAACATGVVARPRRGGPGSGDFADPGRLDERAHRRGFWRSRRIVRDWRSTFMREGVDGLASRRAAGRPPIKAMAALSVADEILSAPVADRPNWTLPRLSSEIERRTGVTISKSRLSVVLRKKGV
- a CDS encoding DUF262 domain-containing protein, whose amino-acid sequence is MATEPLKSILADINSQKIVLPQFQRDFVWPPSSVVKLLTSLFNGYPIGSLLLMENNESYDYRAIDGVTGARRQSEGETILVLDGQQRLTACWRAFFGTLESDRKYAGKYYFNYKEFVDVITEHGELDSSTLEDMFVFHKPPKVRNSLKNTADEMSAGLFPLDILFGQPRGSNYADWLQKYNFFMSEGDKAKFELLSKISSQFQTDFIEKVTGYQVNYEKITRDTSADVICTVFETINTTGVKLTVFDLLVAKCFKQDIRLRDKLDDAVTSYNNIAFFDANGTAIAAIQLPRIIGLLHNGQCKKGDLLKLPVNAISQNWETAVAALDKMLGMMRSDFGCAKLEFIPSMDIISPLSVILSDIRFNRQQHFVAFKRLYWNLVFSLYLSGAPESKSSKIVREWREMIHETSGVLNAEAIRMFSLGQDDMRDATKASGIYKGVISLLISEGARDFGKGRRPLNNTAAEIEDHHIFPQQFLRNSDIKGYMANGILNRTPVYGDTNREIGSISPEIYFNDKNIVGDGGIDAQTLERHAISLDLVTRPFSREVFDAFCNNRQRQLVLLIEHVTGQKIISS
- a CDS encoding methyltransferase domain-containing protein, with protein sequence MAEGYLLDNARREAGVRFEALSTLFDSWTFSRIEALGVAPGWRCWEVGAGSATVPNRLAALVGPAGRILASDIDTSWAEGATAAGVEVHQHDVAAEPPLWSDLDLVHARLVLVHVPDRARALRNMVDALKLGGWLMIEDADPALQPLACPDERGPEQALANKVRDGFRTLMKGRGVDLAYGRKLPRLLRDAGLAEVKAEAFFPVAHPASAVLERATIEMLRPQLSAAGLVTHEEIEQNIANIATGQLDLMTAPLITAWGRKL